The proteins below are encoded in one region of Apium graveolens cultivar Ventura chromosome 4, ASM990537v1, whole genome shotgun sequence:
- the LOC141719864 gene encoding uncharacterized protein LOC141719864, translating into MSKRKEITSYFQPKKNQTTTCEDEEPSAASIEVTGGGVEHLIFGGINRNSEQNPQNPEIVNEGRCGSNTFTVKGFNSWRKNIRGQGYDGVSNMRGEWNGLQVLFLKYCPYAYYIHCLAHQLQLALVAATREVPQIHTFFQNMIFIINAVTSSSKRHDELQANQIAEIEHLKEIEEIQTGKGLNQIGTLQHPGDTRWSSHFTVICSFIRMYGATRSVLIDVVAQGTTFSQRGDALSAIKMLMSYEFVFILHVVKEIMVITDLLCRALQQKSQDILNAMHLVSTTKMLIQKLRSDGWESLLENILDMNAPYFDVLKSLRRQGKQKQMVTVEHHYRVEIFTAAIDQQLQELNNRFSEQMMELLILSASLNPRDGYRSFNIKKICNLAEKFYIEDFLGDEKIHLQCELQHYGLDVPVHPDLKNPSTLGDLCHGLVTTEKTDMYPLVDRLLRLVFTLPASTATSK; encoded by the exons ATGAGTAAGAGAAAAGAGATTACATCATATTTTCAACCCAAGAAGAATCAAACAACTACTTGTGAAGATGAAGAACCTTCTGCCGCCTCAATTGAAGTCACTGGAGGTGGAGTTGAGCATCTGATTTTTGGTGGGATAAACAGAAACTCCGAGCAAAATCCTCAAAATCCAGAGATTGTTAATGAAG GAAGGTGTGGCTCGAATACTTTTACTGTCAAGGGGTTTAACAGTTGGAGGAAA AACATAAGAGGTCAAGGATATGATGGTGTCAGTAATATGCGTGGTGAGTGGAATGGGCTGCAAGTCTTGTTTCTTAAATATTGTCCTTATGCATATTACATTCATTGTCTAGCACATCAATTACAATTAGCACTTGTGGCTGCAACAAGAGAAGTACCTCAAATTCACactttctttcaaaatatgatctTTATAATCAATGCGGTTACTAGTTCTTCTAAGCGGCATGATGAGTTGCAAGCTAATCAAATTGCTGAAATTGAACATTTAAAGGAAATAGAAGAGATTCAAACAGGTAAAGGTCTCAATCAAATTGGAACATTACAACATCCCGGAGATACTAGATGGAGTTCACATTTCACTGTTATATGTAGTTTTATAAGAATGTATGGTGCTACTCGCTCGGTTTTAATTGACGTTGTTGCTCAAGGGACAACTTTTTCTCAACGAGGTGATGCTTTAAGTGCTATTAAAATGTTAATGTCTTATGAATTTGTATTTATTTTACATGTGGTTAAGGAGATAATGGTTATTACTGATCTACTTTGTCGAGCATTACAACAAAAGTCTCAAGATATTTTAAATGCCATGCATCTGGTTTCTACTACAAAGATGTTGATTCAAAAATTGAGAAGTGATGGTTGGGAGAGTCTCTTAGAAAAt attCTAGATATGAATGCTCCCTACTTTGATGTGCTTAAATCTCTTCGTCGACAAGGAAAACAAAAGCAAATGGTGACAGTGGAACATCATTACCGAGTAGAAATCTTTACAGCTGCCATAGATCAACAATTACAGGAGCTAAATAATAGATTCAGTGAACAAATGATGGAGCTTCTCATTTTAAGTGCATCACTAAATCCTAGGGATGGTTACAGGTCTTTCAACATAAAGAAAATTTGCAACTTAGCTGAAAAGTTTTATATAGAAGATTTTTTGGGAGATGAAAAAATCCATCTACAGTGTGAACTACAACATTATGGGTTAGATGTTCCGGTTCATCCAGATTTGAAGAATCCGTCTACTCTTGGTGATTTATGTCATGGATTGGTAACCACAGAGAAAACTGACATGTATCCATTAGTTGATAGACTATTAAGGCTTGTCTTTACTCTTCCAGCATCTACTGCAACATCTAAATGA